One Microtus pennsylvanicus isolate mMicPen1 chromosome 3, mMicPen1.hap1, whole genome shotgun sequence DNA window includes the following coding sequences:
- the LOC142846889 gene encoding olfactory receptor 13C8-like: MERANGSMVTEFVLVGLSDHPELQKVLFVLVLCMYLLILLGNGVLISVVIYDVHLHTPMYFFLCNLSFLDICYTSSSVPLILGSFLKGRKRVSFPECMVQMFFSFAMGATECVLLGTMALDRFLAICYPLRYPVIMSKGTYVPMAVGCWVAGTVDSLVQTSLAVHLPFCSNNVIHHFECEILAILKLACGDISINVISMAGSNLLFLAVPLIVIAISYVFIIATILRIPSSEGKQKAFSTCSSHLTVVIIFYGSIFFMYAKPKSKATAGEGHQSLTEVLISFFYGVVTPMLNPLIYSLRNKDVKTAVQSMLGGNHLMKHK; encoded by the coding sequence ATGGAGAGAGCCAATGGCTCCATGGTGACAGAATTTGTCTTGGTGGGGCTCTCTGACCACCCAGAGCTCCAGAAAGTTTTATTCGTGCTGGTTTTGTGCATGTATCTGCTGATCCTGCTTGGGAATGGAGTCCTCATCTCAGTAGTCATCTATGACGTGCACctgcacacccccatgtacttcttcctctgcAACCTGTCCTTCCTGGACATTTGCTACACAAGCTCTTCTGTCCCACTCATTCTCGGCAGCtttctgaaaggaaggaagagagtttCCTTCCCTGAGTGCATGGTCCAAATGTTCTTCTCCTTTGCCATGGGTGCCACAGAATGTGTGCTGCTAGGCACGATGGCACTTGACCGCTTTCTGGCCATCTGCTACCCACTGAGATACCCTGTCATCATGAGCAAGGGTACCTATGTGCCCATGGCAGTTGGATGTTGGGTTGCTGGGACTGTTGACTCATTGGTACAGACATCTCTTGCAGTGCATTTACCATTCTGTAGTAACAATGTCATTCACCACTTTGAGTGTGAAATTCTGGCCATTCTGAAACTGGCTTGTGGAGATATTTCAATCAATGTGATTAGCATGGCAGGGTCAAACCTGCTTTTTCTAGCTGTTCCATTGATAGTCATTGCTATCTCTTACGTTTTCATCATTGCCACCATCCTGAGGATCCCTTCctctgaaggaaaacagaaggcCTTCTCCACGTGCTCTTCCCACCTGACAGTGGTGATTATATTCTATGGTAGCATCTTCTTCATGTATGCAAAGCCCAAGTCAAAAGCCACCGCTGGGGAAGGACATCAAAGTCTGACTGAGGTCCTCATCTCCTTTTTTTATGGGGTGGTGACCCCCATGCTCAACCCTCTCATCTACAGTCTGAGGAACAAGGATGTGAAGACTGCTGTtcagagcatgctgggaggaaATCATCTGATGAAAcataaatga